GAAGATTGAAAGATTTTGCAATCGTAGTCTGCTAACAATGATGGCAAAACCCAGCCACAAGCAGCATACTCATAGACGGGAAATCTGGATACAAATAAGCAGCGAAATTGGACTTTTATAAGAGAAGGAATTGGCATAATCGGGGTGGCCCAGTGCTGTGTATTATAAACATCAACCTTCTGTTGTTGTAGATATAAGATATTCTGATCCCCTCATCTCATATTTAAGGTTGTAAATGTATTCTAGATTCAGGCATGTTGTATCACTGGTGAGTAGTCGGTCATTTGTGTAATATAAAGACCACTAGAAAAAAAGCATAGATACATTATGGTGCATTTTTGGAAGTTTAAATCGCTTCATAACTGTTTGTCAATTCTAATGGGAATACATGATGGTCTGATGGGTTGTTTTAGTTAGAATAAGAAATGATGAAACAGTAAATTATGTTGGAAAtggtaattatattgatgCACGAGAAGTACAGGTACCTCTTGAAACAGCGAAACtgctttgaaaaattatggcgTCGCAATGAACAATAATGTGTTTCAATGCAAGTATTTTGTAACTGCTGAAACCTTAGGCGTTTCGGTCAGAAGAATTTATGCTGCATGTTGGTGATTACCAATTAAAacaagagtaaattacaatgtgatataattataaatattttttttgttatttaaaaagattatcaatatacttttgattttaacgatagccttttatttaaaaaaacttgaaaacAAGAAATCATTGCATTAATCAATTTCTTATCAAATTACATAGCGTTGCAAAGTCCATTGCTCACATAAATGTGGCAGAAACTAACACACACCGCAAACTAATTACTAAGTTGTGATCCTGGACCTGCACAAAAATTGTCAAGCTGCAGCAAGACTTGCCAATACCCCAACAAGAGGTGCATTATTAGCAGTGGCAGGCTCTGCTTGCTGGTAATTATCCCTCGCATCCCTGTACTCGTCTCTCTGATCCGGACCCCCCACTACCGCCCCTTCCAGCACATTCGGGTTCTCCGCGTTCTTATGGAACCACTCATTGAACCCCTCTTGGCAGCTCACCGGCCTCGAATCCTTCTTTATCGACACTATTGATGCTCCTCTGTGGTGCACCTGTTTCGGATAGTTCGACCCGAACCCCACCATGTAGCTCATTTCTTCGGGTTTGAACCCAGTATGTAATCCACCTAATGAAAACCAATCAATACGAAATGAATCTCCAATTTAAGAGATTGAAGACTAGTCATTATTTCTGTACCTGAGATCTGGCAAAAGCCATTAAATCGTGAGGTCCAACATCGCCGGCAGCGCAGCGGAGAGTCTTTGTCCTCGTGCCGGCGAGAATACGTGCGTAGGCGGTGATGATGAAGGAGGAGCTGGTGACGTACTGAAGATTATCCCATTCCAGAAACCAAAGGAGTCCGCCGTTGGTCCTCGGCACGTTGCTGTTTCCTTTCTGTATGCAGTTGCAGATGTACTGCTCCGCGTTGTTCTTGTACTCACCCAACTTCCCCTCTCCCGACAACTTCCCTTCTAAAATACCCTGTTttttgacagaaaattcaaatgtatACATGTTTGTTTGTTCATGACTGCATGGATTGCAATCTAAATTGGGTTTAGTCGAACCTGAGCCATTGAATGATAAATGTAATGAACTTATCGTGTGATCGctttataatttagaaatcgaacaagtatattacacttgtttGGTTCGACCAACCTGATTCTACATCTATGATTTTATGTTACCTTGGCAATAAGGAGTTGGGCGCCAACATATTTGTCGTCCCATGAAAACATTCTTCGGGTGCCACCTGAATTGGAAGATCCCTCGATGAATTCCAAGTACGTTTTGTCGTTGGTTGCCCGTTCTAGCCACGCCCCAGCCCACAAAATTTCGTCCTGTCAAGATTCCACCTCAATTTCCTCATCATGACCGCAATCAAGTCAATACAATGATTGATCGACAATTTAAGAAGAGTTATGGATCATGCGACAAGTACTATAATGTGTGAAATACATCGATTGGTATGATCAGATTTGTTTTGGATAAGAATATTTCATTATGTAACATACTAATATTAGTATTCTTACCTCATAGCCACTGCTTGAATAGAATTGTCCAGCAACTGAAATGCTATTCTGGTATTGACCAGTGTGTTTTCTTGCAAATTCAAATAACTGTTACGAAATGCAATCAATCATTACTAGGTAGATCCtaactaaaattttacatacataatatttgaggtattttaattaaatattatatatatttgtatatatatatatattcgagGGGAGTGAGGAGTAGAATGAGTAGAAACCTGTTTAGCATGTTTGAGAAGCTCAGACGAATAACTGGGGTTAGATTTCCTGAAAGCAATGGAGGCGGCGGCAAAAGCGGCGGCGGTTTCACCTGCGAGGTCGGCGCCGGGATGTTGCTCGTCGATCCTGTAAACAGTCCTGGGCGTTGTCATGTCCTCGGGTCTCTGCCAACACGCGTGATCCGACCCGCCATCTCCGACTTCTCCATACAGCACGTTGGGCTCCGGGTGTGCCTTGATCAGATAGTCCGTTCCCCATTTGATGGATCTTAGAGCGTTAGATAACTCATTTCGGGCCTGGAGTTGCGGCTCGAATTCTACCACGCTCCATGCCAGCATTGTCACCGTAAAGGCCATCGGGAACCCGAATTTCACGTTGTCTCCCGCGTCGTAGTATCCTCCCACCAGATCAATCTGCACACCGACAGTGACATGCATGCATCAATATTAAGGCAAGTGATGATAT
The window above is part of the Sesamum indicum cultivar Zhongzhi No. 13 linkage group LG7, S_indicum_v1.0, whole genome shotgun sequence genome. Proteins encoded here:
- the LOC105167201 gene encoding LOW QUALITY PROTEIN: endoglucanase 14-like (The sequence of the model RefSeq protein was modified relative to this genomic sequence to represent the inferred CDS: inserted 1 base in 1 codon), whose translation is MSFHLFGLLLVVGFCFFVQVQNAVSTVDYGAALTKSLLFYEAQRSGKLPPNQRIRWRGDSALSDGKSARIDLVGGYYDAGDNVKFGFPMAFTVTMLAWSVVEFEPQLQARNELSNALRSIKWGTDYLIKAHPEPNVLYGEVGDGGSDHACWQRPEDMTTPRTVYRIDEQHPGADLAGETAAAFAAASIAFRKSNPSYSSELLKHAKQLFEFARKHTGQYQNSISVAGQFYSSSGYEDEILWAGAWLERATNDKTYLEFIEGSSNSGGTRRMFSWDDKYVGAQLLIAKGILEGKLSGEGKLGEYKNNAEQYICNCIQKGNSNVPRTNGGLLWFLEWDNLQYVTSSSFIITAYARILAGTRTKTLRCAAGDVGPHDLMAFARSQVDYILGSNPKXMSYMVGFGSNYPKQVHHRGASIVSIKKDSRPVSCQEGFNEWFHKNAENPNVLEGAVVGGPDQRDEYRDARDNYQQAEPATANNAPLVGVLASLAAA